The following proteins are encoded in a genomic region of Gemmatimonadaceae bacterium:
- a CDS encoding N-acetylmuramoyl-L-alanine amidase yields the protein MIGALLLFLQTAAATPVNLVVRQGDAVRVVPTIPTVSGTYVRADLLALALGGSAGDSPGGRYRISLGESRIEMIEGVPFLRTDAGVVPVLMPPLRSGRTFLVPYQVVTSVIPRFATGFNYDAANGELRIFSTAARRVVDAPRAASSDGLSVPPSEPATPSRRRRSERRLVVMDAGHGGPDNGMTGPIGPGPRIVEKQVTLAVAKLVAQELRDAGVDVLMTRTTDTLIALSDRGRIANRNKGDLFVSVHVNATGSRGPTGARERGYETYFLAEAKSEDAKRVERMENEAVKFETGANAPKGDPLSFIINDMAQNEHLRESNDLAETIQNGFRRFHPGKDRGVQQANFAVLRGSYMPAVLVEIGFGTNPSEAAYLTDRSSQEEIAASIARGVLAYLEHYDARIGAGTH from the coding sequence GCTCCTGTTCCTTCAGACAGCCGCGGCGACGCCGGTGAACCTGGTTGTGCGTCAGGGAGATGCGGTCAGGGTGGTGCCGACCATTCCGACGGTGAGCGGCACGTACGTGCGTGCCGATCTCCTCGCCCTGGCGCTCGGCGGATCTGCCGGCGACTCTCCCGGTGGGCGGTATCGCATCTCCCTCGGGGAATCGCGCATCGAGATGATCGAGGGCGTTCCCTTCCTGCGCACAGATGCGGGGGTCGTGCCGGTTCTCATGCCGCCGCTCCGGTCCGGCCGGACGTTTCTCGTGCCGTATCAGGTGGTGACGTCGGTGATCCCGCGGTTCGCCACGGGATTCAACTATGACGCGGCCAACGGAGAGTTGAGGATTTTCTCGACCGCGGCGCGGCGTGTGGTGGACGCTCCACGGGCGGCGTCGAGCGATGGCCTGTCCGTGCCGCCGTCGGAGCCGGCCACGCCGTCGCGTCGGCGCCGGTCGGAACGCCGGCTCGTCGTGATGGACGCCGGCCACGGAGGCCCCGACAACGGAATGACCGGGCCCATTGGTCCGGGACCACGTATCGTCGAGAAGCAGGTCACACTGGCAGTGGCGAAGCTTGTCGCGCAGGAGCTGAGGGACGCAGGTGTGGATGTGCTCATGACACGCACCACCGACACGCTCATTGCGCTCTCCGACCGCGGACGAATCGCCAATCGCAACAAGGGCGATCTGTTCGTCTCCGTGCATGTCAACGCGACTGGCTCGCGCGGCCCGACCGGCGCGCGCGAGCGGGGCTACGAGACGTACTTCCTCGCTGAAGCGAAGAGCGAGGATGCGAAACGCGTGGAGCGGATGGAAAACGAAGCGGTGAAATTCGAGACGGGAGCGAACGCCCCGAAGGGAGATCCGCTAAGCTTCATCATCAACGACATGGCGCAGAACGAGCACTTGCGCGAATCGAACGATCTCGCGGAGACGATCCAGAATGGGTTCAGGCGGTTCCACCCGGGGAAGGACCGCGGCGTCCAACAGGCCAATTTCGCGGTGCTCCGCGGCTCCTACATGCCGGCTGTCCTCGTGGAGATAGGGTTCGGCACCAACCCGTCAGAGGCGGCATATCTGACGGATCGCTCGAGCCAGGAGGAGATCGCGGCGAGCATCGCGCGCGGGGTTCTCGCGTACCTCGAGCACTACGACGCGCGCATCGGAGCAGGGACGCATTGA